Part of the Cohnella candidum genome, TCATCCTGCCTGAGCTCGGCCACGTGATGAGGGAGATTTACAAAGACATCCGATCTTAATCGCAGAACCAAAAAAGGCCTTCCGCCCGACTGCAGAAAGAACTGCAGATCGAGCGAGAGGCCTTTCTTTCGTTACTTCATCACAACCCGAATTGGGAAGAGAGGAAGACGAGCGCTTTCCGGTTCTGGTCGCCGCCGACATGGTGGCCGGAAAACGGATACGGATGCATCTCCTTCGGAGCGGTAATCCGGTTGTAGGCGGCGTAAATCGTTTCCGGCATCGTCACCGTGTCTTTCAGCCCGACGGATACGAGCACGGGGACGCGAATCCGCGGCGCAAGGTTCAACAGGTCGAAGTAGCTGAGCGTTTCGAGCACCCGCTCCAGCCGCTCGGGGAAGCGCGCGACGTATTCCGCGGCTTCCGTCAGCGAGCCGGTGGAGTTCAGGATGCCGAAGTCCATGTGGCACATGTTCGGGATGTGCGCCACCGCCAGCGCGACCCGGGAAGACAGCGCGGCCGCCATCAGCGAGAGTCCGCCGCCTTGGCTGCCGCCGGCGACGCAGATGCGCGCGGCGTCCACGTCTTCTTGCTGCGCCGCCCATTCTACCGCCTTCAAAGCGTCGATCGTGATCGCTTTGTAGTAACACGTATCGCGGTCGAGAATGCCCTGCGTGATCCAGCCTTTCGTCATGCCGCCTTCCTGGCCGAGCCGGTTGCCCGTCTCTCCGCCTTGTCCCCGCACGTCGACGCTGAACACGGCCATGCCGGCCAACAAATAGGAACCGAAATCTTCCGGGTACCCTCGGCTTCCGGTATACCCATGAAAATGTACGACGCACGGCAGCTTCGTCCCTGCCGGGACGAACCCGGGCCGCAGATACCAGCCGTGGATCCGCGTGTCGTCGAAGCCCTCGTATTCGACTTGATAGGCTTCCACGTGCGGCATCGGCGTTTCCGTCTTCCGCATGGCGGCATGAAGCGGCTTGCCTTCGAATTGTTTCAGCGTTTCTTCCCAATAGGTCTCCAAATCCGGACGCGCCGTCAGCGGAGGCTCGTATTGCTCCAAATCCGCGATCCTGCGGGAAACGGCATGGCTCATTCCAAGCAACTCCTTACGCTTTCAGAATCGACTCGATCGCGGCGAGCTCATCCTCGCCGAACGCCAGGTTGTTCACGATCGCCGCGTTGTCGTCGAGCTGGCTTGCCTTGCTCGCGCCGATCAGCACGCTCGTCACGCGGTTGCCGCGCAGTACCCACGACAAGGCCATTTGGGCCAGCGATTGGCCGCGCGCTTGCGCGATGTCGTTCAATTTGCGAACCTTTTCGACGCGCTCGGGGGTGATATTGTTTTCGTTCAGGAACACCGATGCGCCGGCCGCACGGGAATCCGCCGGAATCCCGCTTAAGTACTTGTTCGTCAGCAAACCTTGCTCGAGCGGCGAGAAGGCGATGGAGCCGACGCCGTTCTCTTCGAGCACGTCCAGGAGCTCATCCTCGATCCAACGGTCGAACATGCTGTAACGCGGCTGATGAATGAGCAGCGGGGTGCCGAGCCGCTTCAGGATCGCGATCGCTTCGCGCGCTTGCGGAGCCCGGTAATTCGATATTCCGACGTACAGCGCTTTGCCGGAACGCACGATCTGGTCAAGTGCACCCATCGTTTCTTCGAGAGGGGTTTCCGGATCCGGACGGTGATGATAGAAGATGTCGACGTAATCGAGCCCCATCCGTTTCAGGCTTTGGTCCAGGCTGGAAATCAGGTACTTGCGAGAGCCCCAGTCTCCGTACGGGCCTTCCCACATGTAGTAGCCGGCTTTGGTCGAGATGATGAGCTCGTCGCGATACGGCTTCAAGTCGGTCGCGAGCAGGCGGCCGAACATATCTTCCGCGGAGCCCGGAGGGGGTCCGTAATTGTTGGCCAGGTCGAAATGGGTGATGCCGAGGTCGAACGCGCGGCGCACGAGCGCCCTCCCGTTCTCGAAAGTATCGATGCCCCCGAAGTTGTGCCACAGCCCCAGCGATACCGCCGGCAGCTTCAGCCCCGAGCGGCCGACGCGGTTGTACTGCATGCCCGCGTATCGGTCGGATTTTGCCAAGTACGTCATGACTCCTGCCCCTTCCCGGATTCCGATAATGATTGCTGATCTGCAGCCGCCGCTTGCCCGTCCGGCAGCGGCAGCGCGACAAGCCG contains:
- a CDS encoding acetylxylan esterase, whose product is MSHAVSRRIADLEQYEPPLTARPDLETYWEETLKQFEGKPLHAAMRKTETPMPHVEAYQVEYEGFDDTRIHGWYLRPGFVPAGTKLPCVVHFHGYTGSRGYPEDFGSYLLAGMAVFSVDVRGQGGETGNRLGQEGGMTKGWITQGILDRDTCYYKAITIDALKAVEWAAQQEDVDAARICVAGGSQGGGLSLMAAALSSRVALAVAHIPNMCHMDFGILNSTGSLTEAAEYVARFPERLERVLETLSYFDLLNLAPRIRVPVLVSVGLKDTVTMPETIYAAYNRITAPKEMHPYPFSGHHVGGDQNRKALVFLSSQFGL
- the mgrA gene encoding L-glyceraldehyde 3-phosphate reductase, which gives rise to MTYLAKSDRYAGMQYNRVGRSGLKLPAVSLGLWHNFGGIDTFENGRALVRRAFDLGITHFDLANNYGPPPGSAEDMFGRLLATDLKPYRDELIISTKAGYYMWEGPYGDWGSRKYLISSLDQSLKRMGLDYVDIFYHHRPDPETPLEETMGALDQIVRSGKALYVGISNYRAPQAREAIAILKRLGTPLLIHQPRYSMFDRWIEDELLDVLEENGVGSIAFSPLEQGLLTNKYLSGIPADSRAAGASVFLNENNITPERVEKVRKLNDIAQARGQSLAQMALSWVLRGNRVTSVLIGASKASQLDDNAAIVNNLAFGEDELAAIESILKA